The Saccharomonospora glauca K62 genome has a segment encoding these proteins:
- a CDS encoding DUF5336 domain-containing protein: protein MTFPSGTPGGFPSQGPQQSHQPYPGMPSAGRPSLPLPKILQLATGGLGVLNLFLGFANVVEGASFFETPFGWVPALLFIGGAAALAGLLPGESKPGTWPAVLSAGAVLAFLFTVFQVSNLGVGGILVLIFGLAQLGVAVTAYLLESGAIKKPQSQPFGQGFAPQTGGFSQPHQAQSPFGAAPQGQPGQQGQPGQPGQPGQPGQQGSASDSSSQPTKFAQPVQQQPTTYAPQHGQFFQQPSGESSSQSEQPGQQGGSTPSGS from the coding sequence ATGACCTTCCCGAGCGGCACGCCGGGTGGATTCCCGAGCCAGGGCCCGCAGCAGTCGCATCAGCCGTATCCGGGCATGCCGTCCGCCGGACGGCCGTCGTTGCCGCTACCGAAGATCCTCCAGCTGGCCACGGGGGGCCTCGGGGTGTTGAACCTCTTCCTCGGCTTCGCGAATGTCGTCGAGGGGGCCAGCTTCTTCGAAACTCCTTTCGGTTGGGTGCCCGCTCTGTTGTTCATCGGAGGTGCCGCCGCCCTTGCGGGCCTGCTTCCGGGGGAGTCGAAGCCGGGAACATGGCCCGCGGTGCTGTCGGCGGGGGCCGTTCTGGCGTTTCTCTTCACCGTCTTCCAGGTCAGCAACCTGGGAGTGGGTGGCATTCTCGTGCTGATCTTCGGTCTCGCGCAGCTGGGTGTCGCGGTCACCGCGTATCTCCTCGAGTCCGGAGCCATCAAGAAGCCTCAGTCGCAGCCGTTCGGCCAGGGCTTCGCCCCGCAGACCGGGGGATTCAGCCAGCCTCACCAGGCGCAGTCGCCATTCGGGGCCGCTCCGCAGGGCCAGCCCGGCCAGCAGGGGCAGCCGGGGCAGCCGGGGCAGCCCGGCCAGCCCGGTCAGCAGGGTTCCGCGTCGGACAGCAGCTCGCAGCCCACGAAGTTCGCGCAGCCGGTGCAGCAGCAGCCCACCACGTACGCGCCGCAGCACGGCCAGTTCTTCCAGCAGCCGTCGGGTGAGTCGAGCTCCCAGTCGGAACAGCCCGGCCAGCAGGGCGGTTCGACGCCTTCCGGAAGCTGA
- a CDS encoding cell division protein PerM, giving the protein MGRPAVAESDVGFDRVRVLLGAAIGPIVIGYALVASLLVVVTALAPRAEFSATVVLSAACSAWLAAYQVPLDIGGAPLGILPLLPTLVVAFSVFRASTSASRRLDDLDGRRAGFLARALPVVGVATGAHALTAVAFAGVSIGAAVEARFPESVVLPPALAAVAALLGVAAASDEWLDRLDPLAVRAIRVGLIAFCALVGAGFLLFGVATVAAWSTLGELFDAFAPELGSAVGMLLLSLVYLPNAVVLAASVLTGGGFTLGQVSVSAFAMTPGPVPAVPLLAGLPGEYGSWWPLLLVAPAVVGVVVGWSLRDVDALVGARLRAVVVAGVVCAFCAVVVAAFTGGALGGGMYGPVTLRAEVFSLTAFGFVVVPGGVVAWLTGGKGRSGRTPRRSRRRRGL; this is encoded by the coding sequence ATGGGCAGACCGGCTGTGGCTGAGAGTGACGTGGGGTTCGACCGCGTCCGGGTGCTCCTCGGTGCCGCGATCGGTCCGATCGTCATCGGGTACGCGCTGGTGGCGAGCCTGTTGGTGGTCGTGACGGCCCTCGCGCCGCGAGCCGAGTTCTCCGCGACGGTGGTGCTGTCCGCGGCTTGTTCCGCGTGGTTGGCCGCCTACCAGGTGCCGCTCGACATCGGCGGAGCGCCGCTGGGGATCTTGCCGTTGCTGCCCACGCTCGTCGTCGCTTTCTCCGTGTTCCGGGCGTCGACATCGGCCTCCCGTCGGCTCGACGACCTCGACGGGAGGCGTGCGGGGTTCCTCGCTCGCGCCCTGCCGGTGGTGGGTGTGGCGACGGGCGCGCACGCGCTCACCGCCGTCGCGTTCGCCGGGGTGTCCATCGGTGCGGCCGTCGAGGCCCGGTTTCCCGAGTCGGTCGTGTTGCCTCCGGCCCTGGCCGCCGTGGCGGCGCTGCTGGGAGTGGCCGCGGCGTCGGACGAGTGGCTGGACCGCCTCGACCCTCTGGCGGTCCGGGCGATACGGGTCGGGTTGATCGCTTTCTGCGCCCTTGTCGGGGCGGGGTTCCTCCTCTTCGGAGTGGCGACGGTGGCCGCGTGGTCCACCCTCGGCGAGCTGTTCGACGCCTTCGCTCCGGAACTGGGCAGTGCGGTGGGCATGCTGCTGTTGTCGCTCGTGTACCTGCCCAACGCGGTGGTGCTCGCGGCGAGTGTGCTCACCGGTGGGGGTTTCACGCTGGGACAGGTGTCGGTGAGCGCGTTCGCGATGACTCCCGGACCGGTACCCGCGGTGCCGTTGCTGGCGGGGCTGCCCGGCGAGTACGGCTCGTGGTGGCCGTTGTTGCTGGTGGCGCCGGCGGTCGTCGGGGTCGTGGTGGGCTGGTCCCTCCGCGACGTCGACGCGTTAGTGGGCGCGAGACTGCGCGCGGTGGTCGTGGCGGGGGTGGTGTGCGCGTTCTGCGCGGTGGTGGTGGCCGCGTTCACCGGGGGCGCACTCGGTGGCGGCATGTACGGCCCCGTGACACTGCGCGCCGAGGTGTTCTCCCTCACGGCTTTCGGCTTCGTCGTCGTACCGGGCGGCGTGGTGGCGTGGCTGACGGGCGGAAAGGGACGCTCCGGTCGCACCCCTCGACGCTCAAGGCGGCGGCGGGGCCTTTAG